A region of Spodoptera frugiperda isolate SF20-4 chromosome 26, AGI-APGP_CSIRO_Sfru_2.0, whole genome shotgun sequence DNA encodes the following proteins:
- the LOC118272869 gene encoding uncharacterized protein LOC118272869 — protein MYAKIETERLVYIRSNQRQLRAEEYVHLRDAMQQDNDTVNMGRLVILPSSFTGGPRYMHERTQDAFCYVRKYGRPDLFITVTTNPKWAEITRELLEGQAPHDRHDIIARVFHLKLKSMIHLLTKDNIFGEVLCYMYSVEWQKRGLPHAHILLWLKDKVRPNDVDSSISAEIPDPIADPLLYDIVKTHMIHGPCGAFNRNAPCMQDGRCSKRYPKALVDETVTGHDGYPLYRRRSRDNGGFIVEKRVSGQQVTLDNRWVVPYSPVLSRTFQAHINVEICNSVQSIKYICKYINKGSDQATFALRNEHDEVTRFQSGRYISSSEAVWRILSFNIHERYPPVTHLDVHLEGGQRIYFNAENVTERLENPRQTTLLAFFRLCQIDDFAKSLLYEEVPSYYTYDKQRGVFNRRRRGRPVEGESDIFKEHVLGRVYTVHPNNAECFFLRLLLHTVRGPTSFIDLKKVDDIVYPTYHAACQARHLLENDQHWDDALAESCVSDNPRRLRHLFVTLLTFCNLSDAVQLWEKYKEKFAEDFLRNMSHNDEGANNFRDLAINQCLLALQEDLTAVGGKSLCEYGLPTPTSVGQVINSEYSAEIGYNSMELLATLENGVPMMTAEQRTVYDRVCESVQNDSGTMWFLDAPGGTGKTFLTKLILAYVRNQRKIALAVASSGIAATLLPGGKTAHTMFKIPIDLDRTESPTCSISRNSDKARVLRDCNLIIWDECTMAHRKGVEAVDRTLRDIRQNDRPMGGITVLFCGDFRQTLPVIPRGTRADEVRACLKSSYLWRDIQSVHLTINMRVRTGDNPDDRQFSDTLLKIGEDTYPRLHQGKLILTPELCCIVQSQEHLISSVYGDVTNILNRDNSWLCERSILTPRNDQASEINNKILANIQGESKVYCSINRMVDEQEATNYPIEFLNSLNMPGLPSHEICLKIGIPIILLRNLRPPKLCNGTRLKVTQLQQNIIEAQILTGCGAGETVFIPRIPIIPNNFPFQFKRTQFPVSVCYAMTINKAQGQTLRVAGVDLSVSCFSHGQLYVGLSRVSSSRNLYVHVPDGSTFNIVYPEALR, from the coding sequence ATGTATGCAAAAATTGAAACCGAACGATTAGTTTATATACGATCTAATCAAAGGCAGCTGCGCGCTGAAGAATACGTGCACCTTCGCGACGCTATGCAGCAAGATAATGATACGGTCAATATGGGTCGCTTAGTTATTTTACCATCTTCTTTTACTGGTGGTCCACGCTACATGCACGAACGTACTCAAGATGCCTTTTGTTACGTAAGAAAATATGGACGTCCCGACTTATTTATTACTGTGACTACCAATCCCAAGTGGGCTGAAATCACTCGGGAGCTTCTCGAAGGTCAAGCACCGCATGACCGCCATGATATTATCGCAAgagtttttcatttaaaattaaaatcaatgatACATCTACTCACCAAAGATAACATTTTTGGAGAAGTATTGTGTTATATGTATAGTGTTGAGTGGCAAAAACGCGGCTTACCTCACGCACATATCCTGCTTTGGTTAAAAGATAAGGTTCGACCTAATGATGTAGATAGTTCAATCAGTGCTGAAATTCCAGATCCAATTGCAGATCCTCTGTTATACGACATTGTTAAAACTCATATGATACATGGTCCATGTGGTGCATTTAACAGGAATGCTCCTTGCATGCAAGATGGTCGTTGCTCTAAAAGATATCCAAAAGCCTTAGTGGATGAAACTGTAACAGGACATGATGGATACCCATTATATCGTCGCCGTTCAAGGGATAATGGTGGTTTTATTGTTGAAAAACGAGTATCTGGACAACAGGTTACTCTAGATAATAGGTGGGTCGTTCCGTATTCGCCCGTGTTGTCTAGAACATTTCAAGCTCACATAAACGTTGAAATATGTAATAGTGTACaatctataaaatatatctgtaaGTATATCAACAAGGGTAGTGACCAAGCTACATTTGCGTTGCGAAATGAACACGATGAAGTCACTAGATTTCAGTCAGGCAGATATATTAGCTCTTCAGAAGCGGTGTGGCGGATCTTAAGTTTTAACATTCACGAAAGATATCCACCTGTGACTCATCTGGATGTTCATCTTGAAGGCGGTCAACGTATATATTTTAACGCAGAAAATGTTACAGAACGATTAGAGAACCCTAGACAAACAACTTTATTAGCATTCTTTCGACTTTGCCAAATTGATGATTTTGCTAAATCTCTTTTGTATGAGGAAGTTCCATCGTATTATACCTACGATAAGCAACGAGGTGTCTTTAATCGTAGACGCCGTGGCAGGCCTGTTGAAGGCGAGTCAGATATTTTCAAAGAACATGTTCTTGGTAGAGTGTATACCGTTCATCCCAATAACGCTGAATGTTTCTTTTTGCGATTATTGTTACATACAGTGCGAGGACCAACTTCCtttattgatttgaaaaaaGTAGATGACATTGTTTATCCAACTTATCATGCAGCTTGCCAAGCGCGTCATTTGCTTGAAAATGATCAGCATTGGGATGACGCTTTAGCAGAATCCTGTGTAAGTGATAATCCACGACGGTTACGtcatttatttgtaacattACTCACATTTTGTAATTTGTCAGATGCTGTACAATTATgggaaaaatataaagaaaaatttgCAGAAGACTTTCTTCGGAATATGTCTCATAATGACGAAGGTGCAAATAATTTCCGTGATCTTGCCATAAATCAGTGCTTATTAGCTCTTCAGGAAGACTTAACAGCAGTAGGCGGTAAATCACTCTGTGAATATGGTTTGCCAACACCAACTTCAGTCGGACAGGTTATCAATAGTGAATATTCCGCAGAGATTGGTTACAACTCAATGGAACTGTTGGCAACATTAGAAAACGGTGTCCCAATGATGACTGCAGAACAACGTACAGTCTATGATCGCGTATGTGAGAGTGTTCAGAATGATTCGGGAACAATGTGGTTTTTAGATGCACCTGGAGGAACTGGAAAAACCTTTttgactaaattaatattagctTATGTTCGAAATCAGCGTAAAATTGCTCTTGCCGTGGCTTCATCGGGTATAGCTGCAACATTGCTACCAGGAGGTAAAACTGCTCACACTATGTTTAAAATACCAATTGATTTAGATCGCACGGAAAGTCCAACCTGTAGTATATCAAGAAATAGCGACAAAGCTAGGGTATTACGTGACTGTAATTTAATCATATGGGATGAATGTACGATGGCCCATCGAAAAGGAGTAGAAGCGGTAGACAGAACTTTAAGGGATATAAGACAAAATGATCGACCAATGGGCGGTATCACGGTTTTATTTTGTGGTGATTTCCGACAAACCTTACCGGTAATACCACGGGGAACCCGAGCTGATGAGGTTAGAGCTTGCCTGAAAAGCTCTTATTTGTGGCGTGATATACAATCGGTGCATTTAACTATAAACATGCGAGTGAGAACTGGTGATAACCCGGATGATCGTCAATTTTCCGATACATTATTAAAGATTGGTGAAGATACCTATCCACGACTACACCAAGGAAAACTTATTCTGACGCCTGAATTATGTTGTATAGTGCAATCCCAAGAACATCTTATATCGTCGGTTTACGGTGAcgtaacaaatatattaaataggGACAATTCTTGGCTATGCGAAAGATCAATTTTAACTCCTCGCAATGACCAGGCATCTGagattaataacaaaatactgGCGAATATACAGGGGGAAAGCAAAGtttattgttcaataaataGAATGGTCGATGAACAAGAAGCCACTAATTACCcaatagaatttttaaattcCTTAAATATGCCCGGACTTCCTTCTCatgaaatttgtttaaaaattggcATTCCTATAATTTTGCTCCGAAACTTACGACCACCAAAACTTTGCAATGGAACTCGGCTAAAAGTAACCCAGTTGCAACAAAATATAATCGAGGCTCAAATTTTAACAGGTTGCGGTGCAGGAGAAACCGTCTTTATTCCCAGAATTCCTATAATACCAAACAATTTTCCATTCCAATTTAAAAGAACGCAATTCCCAGTATCGGTGTGTTATGCAATGACAATTAATAAGGCTCAAGGGCAGACTCTTCGTGTTGCTGGAGTAGATCTCAGTGTCAGTTGTTTCTCGCATGGCCAGTTGTACGTCGGTCTCTCCCGGGTTAGCAGTTCTAGAAATCTTTATGTTCACGTGCCAGACGGGTCAACTTTCAACATAGTTTACCCGGAAGCTTTGCGCTGA